A single Deltaproteobacteria bacterium DNA region contains:
- a CDS encoding RNA polymerase factor sigma-32 yields MSTTQSEDPWNTLLEEKEPEVPPLTKSDVVPYDPLQRYLFEVNRYALLTPEEEKTLLLNYHKSPEPELAYKLITSNLRLVVKIAMDFQRYWMQNLLDLIQEGNIGLMQAIKKFDPFRGIKFSYYASFWIKAYILKFIMDNWKLVKIGTTQAQRKLFYNLKKEKGRLLALGIDPVPKLLSERFSVSEKEIVEMDQRLGEWELSLDAPITGDSTEDHKSFIPDKEASPEKALSERELKQVLNTKLQDFRKELTKRELVIFEKRILAEDPLTLQDLGEQFGVSRERVRQLEEKLLKKVKAYLEKELPDIKPDYLYETS; encoded by the coding sequence ATGAGCACCACCCAGTCTGAAGACCCCTGGAACACCCTTCTGGAGGAAAAGGAACCGGAAGTCCCACCCTTGACCAAAAGCGATGTGGTTCCTTATGACCCTCTTCAGCGCTATCTCTTTGAGGTAAACCGGTATGCCCTCCTTACGCCGGAAGAAGAAAAGACCCTGCTCCTCAATTATCATAAATCCCCGGAGCCGGAATTGGCTTATAAATTGATTACCTCCAATCTGCGGCTGGTGGTTAAGATCGCCATGGATTTTCAGCGTTACTGGATGCAAAATCTGTTGGATCTAATCCAGGAGGGAAATATCGGATTGATGCAGGCCATTAAAAAATTCGACCCCTTTCGGGGTATCAAATTCTCTTATTACGCCTCCTTTTGGATTAAAGCCTATATTTTAAAATTTATTATGGACAACTGGAAGCTGGTGAAAATCGGTACGACCCAGGCCCAACGGAAACTTTTCTATAACCTGAAAAAAGAAAAAGGCCGGCTCCTGGCCTTGGGGATCGATCCGGTACCCAAGCTCCTTTCAGAAAGGTTTTCCGTCAGCGAAAAAGAAATTGTGGAAATGGATCAAAGGCTGGGGGAATGGGAACTCTCCCTGGATGCCCCGATTACCGGAGATTCTACGGAGGACCACAAGTCATTCATCCCGGACAAAGAGGCCTCTCCTGAAAAGGCCTTAAGCGAACGGGAATTAAAACAGGTTTTAAATACCAAACTTCAGGATTTTCGCAAAGAACTCACTAAGCGGGAATTAGTTATTTTTGAAAAAAGAATCCTGGCCGAAGACCCTCTGACCTTACAGGACTTAGGGGAACAATTTGGGGTTTCCCGGGAAAGGGTTCGGCAATTGGAAGAAAAACTCTTAAAAAAGGTAAAGGCCTACCTCGAGAAAGAGCTTCCGGATATAAAACCCGACTATTTATATGAAACTTCCTGA
- a CDS encoding ferritin family protein encodes MSFSTTQEIIRYAIDTEKDAQTFYRSAASLSQYPGISTLFLELAAEEENHQKLLEELPDPATLPVSSKPIPDLKISDYLMDLKFHKEMKYQDVMILAMKSEEKSLKFYRSWEDKVQDPAQKKLFAYLADQEAQHKYRLESIYDETILD; translated from the coding sequence ATGTCTTTTTCCACCACCCAGGAAATTATCCGCTATGCTATCGACACCGAAAAAGATGCTCAAACCTTTTACCGATCGGCCGCTTCGCTGTCTCAATACCCCGGTATATCGACCCTTTTTTTAGAATTGGCGGCTGAAGAAGAAAACCATCAAAAACTATTGGAAGAATTGCCGGATCCGGCTACCCTTCCGGTAAGTTCCAAACCCATACCGGATTTAAAAATCAGCGACTATCTTATGGACCTTAAGTTTCATAAGGAGATGAAATATCAAGACGTGATGATCCTGGCCATGAAAAGTGAGGAAAAATCCCTGAAGTTCTATCGGTCCTGGGAAGACAAGGTGCAAGATCCGGCTCAAAAAAAATTATTTGCCTATCTGGCTGATCAAGAGGCCCAGCATAAATATCGGTTAGAATCTATTTACGATGAAACCATATTGGATTGA
- a CDS encoding sensor histidine kinase yields MELKKRLQINVAVSAITALVIIFMLFLTLYRINRAVDASDLADEIIRGVFERSTFEADYLRTNSERARVQWLSKNEKIGRLLMSASGSFKEPEDQVNIEGMLKDHEAIGRLFSSVMKNRGRIRSDSDPTALSREIENRLLTQMTMRSYEMVLHARRLQEAGTKSLFSILKIAGWGIFLVIALVTAAAIINLWTGGRIITSRIGRLRDSVSVIGEGNLDYKIEVKGDDEFTDLSRAFNTMTAKLRDSYLALESEIAERKRMEEELRQARDGLELRVAERTAEMEQANETLRNEINERKKIEQALRESESQLRLLPSRLIAVQEEERKRLGIELHDSIGQTLVALKFNVEAVLYAKDQGEPEQAFKLLERFVPTLQHAIAEIRSIYMGLRPTMLGEIGVLATLRWLGKEFKKLYPEQHLELITAIEEEEIPEPLKIVIFRISQEALNNVARHSQAERADLLLVKKGDGIELTIADNGRGLDVNRILSPGNSVKTLGLVSIRERVQLTRGSLSIESSPGAGTTIRVFWPEGVEG; encoded by the coding sequence ATGGAACTTAAAAAAAGGCTTCAAATAAACGTTGCCGTTTCAGCCATAACGGCTTTGGTCATTATTTTTATGCTTTTCCTGACGCTTTATCGCATCAACAGGGCGGTAGACGCATCGGATTTAGCCGACGAGATCATAAGAGGCGTTTTTGAAAGAAGCACCTTTGAAGCGGATTACTTGCGGACCAATAGTGAAAGGGCCAGAGTCCAGTGGCTTTCCAAAAATGAAAAAATCGGCCGACTCCTTATGTCGGCTTCGGGAAGTTTTAAGGAACCCGAAGACCAAGTCAATATCGAAGGGATGCTCAAAGACCATGAGGCCATCGGTAGACTCTTTTCGTCTGTCATGAAGAATCGGGGAAGGATACGATCCGATTCAGACCCGACGGCCCTTTCCCGGGAGATCGAAAACAGACTGCTCACCCAGATGACCATGCGGTCCTATGAAATGGTTTTACATGCCCGTCGGTTGCAGGAGGCTGGCACCAAGTCCCTCTTTTCCATCCTCAAGATCGCAGGGTGGGGCATTTTTCTGGTAATCGCTTTGGTTACTGCGGCAGCTATAATCAACTTGTGGACAGGGGGCCGGATTATTACCTCCCGCATCGGGAGGCTCCGGGACAGCGTCTCGGTTATTGGAGAGGGGAACCTCGATTACAAGATCGAGGTTAAAGGGGATGACGAGTTTACCGACCTTTCAAGGGCCTTTAATACAATGACCGCAAAATTGCGAGATTCTTACCTTGCCCTTGAAAGTGAGATTGCCGAGCGCAAGCGGATGGAAGAAGAACTCCGCCAGGCCCGCGACGGATTGGAATTGCGGGTCGCGGAACGCACCGCCGAGATGGAACAGGCCAATGAAACCCTTCGAAACGAGATCAATGAGAGAAAAAAAATAGAACAGGCCCTGAGGGAGTCGGAGAGCCAGCTTCGTTTATTGCCCTCCAGGCTCATTGCTGTTCAGGAGGAGGAAAGGAAAAGGCTGGGAATTGAGCTTCACGACAGCATTGGACAAACCCTGGTGGCCCTGAAATTCAATGTCGAGGCGGTCCTCTATGCCAAAGATCAGGGAGAACCCGAACAGGCCTTTAAGCTCCTGGAGCGCTTTGTGCCTACTCTTCAGCACGCTATCGCCGAGATCAGATCGATCTATATGGGGCTAAGGCCGACGATGCTTGGAGAGATAGGGGTCCTGGCAACCCTGCGATGGCTGGGCAAAGAATTCAAAAAACTCTATCCGGAACAGCACCTTGAGCTCATAACGGCAATCGAAGAAGAGGAGATCCCGGAACCTTTGAAGATCGTGATCTTCAGGATCAGCCAGGAGGCCCTGAACAACGTAGCCAGGCACAGCCAGGCCGAACGGGCAGACCTCCTCCTGGTAAAAAAAGGGGATGGTATTGAATTGACCATTGCGGATAATGGAAGAGGCCTGGACGTGAACCGCATCCTTTCTCCGGGGAATTCCGTAAAAACGCTCGGGCTGGTCAGTATAAGGGAAAGGGTCCAACTCACCAGAGGGAGCCTTTCTATCGAATCCAGTCCAGGAGCGGGAACAACCATTCGGGTCTTCTGGCCGGAGGGAGTTGAAGGATAA
- a CDS encoding DUF4292 domain-containing protein has product MALLEEPVSREGTGLLVAQAPGERYRLQFRLLARGPEAFRLEIFDPFGRPMLYIVSYLGKTRVFSIAEEKEIPLPESLSGPLAAFSQMPFTEISKIFWGRVPIFPYDSYQIQSAEEEGKETVKILLQGAYQQEIWIRPNPFSLIKSRIKSPSKEGEIELTFSDFSRGTSNRLPLRLEIKDGTGENVLSLRYETLILRPDIPDEVFKWPEFIRQD; this is encoded by the coding sequence TTGGCGCTGCTCGAAGAACCCGTCTCCCGTGAAGGTACGGGGCTCCTGGTCGCCCAGGCCCCGGGGGAAAGGTACAGACTTCAATTCCGCCTGCTCGCTCGCGGTCCGGAGGCCTTCCGTCTGGAAATATTCGATCCATTCGGCCGGCCCATGCTTTATATTGTTTCCTATTTGGGAAAAACCCGTGTCTTTTCCATAGCCGAGGAAAAAGAGATCCCTCTCCCCGAATCCCTTTCAGGCCCCCTGGCCGCCTTTTCACAGATGCCCTTTACTGAAATTTCTAAAATTTTTTGGGGCCGGGTGCCGATCTTCCCTTATGATTCTTATCAAATCCAATCGGCCGAGGAAGAAGGAAAAGAAACGGTTAAAATACTGCTCCAAGGTGCTTACCAGCAAGAAATTTGGATAAGGCCCAACCCCTTCTCGCTCATTAAAAGCCGGATTAAAAGCCCTTCGAAAGAAGGGGAGATCGAGTTAACCTTTTCTGATTTTTCCAGGGGAACGAGTAACCGACTCCCTTTACGGCTGGAAATAAAAGATGGGACCGGGGAAAACGTTTTAAGCCTGCGGTATGAAACATTGATCCTGCGTCCGGATATCCCTGATGAAGTTTTTAAATGGCCCGAGTTTATTAGACAGGATTAG
- a CDS encoding NrtA/SsuA/CpmA family ABC transporter substrate-binding protein, which translates to MLSHKQPFLVWTIVILSALAIGGYFYMRTGRDHKPVSPPEKILIAYSATPNATLVEVAKTQGFYRQEGLEATLQVHSHGKTALQAVLEGQADFATVAETPFMFAVMKGEKISIIGSIEISDKNIAVVGRKDKGVLIPSDLKGKKIAMTPGTSSDFFMDVFLASHGLRRKDIKVVDLKPEAIPEALLKGEVDAVSTFNPYLIQVKRTLGARGVFFCDGDIYLQTFNVVAKREFIRKEPGKVQKILRALIRAEEFVKQNPGEAQRIVADFCRLDIALVREIWHGTDFTVGLDQSLLLALEDESRWAINSGLTEKRIVPNYLDFVCLDGLMAVKPKAVRILK; encoded by the coding sequence GTGCTTTCCCATAAACAGCCATTCCTGGTTTGGACCATCGTTATCCTATCGGCCCTGGCCATAGGCGGCTATTTTTATATGCGCACCGGCCGGGACCATAAGCCCGTATCCCCTCCGGAAAAAATCCTTATTGCCTATTCGGCAACCCCCAACGCAACTCTGGTTGAAGTTGCCAAGACGCAAGGTTTTTACCGGCAGGAGGGATTGGAGGCGACTCTGCAAGTACATTCTCATGGGAAAACGGCTCTCCAGGCGGTGTTGGAGGGCCAGGCGGATTTTGCAACCGTCGCCGAAACCCCCTTCATGTTTGCTGTCATGAAAGGAGAAAAAATATCCATCATCGGGTCAATCGAGATATCCGATAAAAATATTGCTGTTGTAGGAAGAAAGGATAAGGGTGTTCTCATCCCTTCAGATCTAAAGGGGAAAAAGATAGCTATGACGCCGGGCACCAGCAGTGATTTTTTTATGGATGTTTTTTTGGCTTCCCATGGGCTTAGAAGGAAGGACATCAAGGTAGTCGACCTGAAGCCGGAGGCCATTCCGGAGGCTCTGTTAAAAGGAGAGGTTGACGCCGTCTCCACCTTTAATCCGTACTTAATCCAGGTGAAAAGGACACTGGGTGCCAGGGGAGTTTTCTTTTGCGATGGGGATATCTATTTGCAGACCTTCAATGTTGTGGCCAAGCGGGAATTCATCCGGAAAGAACCCGGAAAGGTCCAAAAAATACTTCGGGCACTGATCAGGGCTGAAGAATTTGTCAAACAGAATCCGGGGGAAGCCCAAAGGATCGTGGCGGATTTTTGCCGGCTGGATATAGCGCTCGTCCGGGAGATATGGCACGGGACCGACTTTACCGTTGGGCTGGACCAGTCCTTGTTGCTGGCGCTGGAGGACGAATCCCGATGGGCCATAAATAGCGGGCTGACCGAAAAGAGGATAGTCCCCAATTATCTCGATTTTGTCTGCCTTGATGGCCTGATGGCGGTCAAACCGAAGGCCGTAAGGATATTAAAATAG
- a CDS encoding transcriptional regulator, whose product MKHLVKILVLVSAVFLIHQIALALEIGEVPPKVELKEKLGGRLDGKPWSSEELQGKVCLIFYVDPDEKDTNNPASEALDREKFPAEKFQSFGIINMAATWLPNFAISSALEEKQKKYPKTIYVRDYKKVLVHAWKIADDSSDVLAFDKKGKLIFRKDGKLNNEEIQKLVKTIRDNL is encoded by the coding sequence ATGAAACATCTGGTAAAAATTTTAGTTCTGGTGTCGGCTGTTTTTCTGATCCATCAGATTGCCCTGGCCCTGGAGATCGGGGAAGTTCCACCCAAGGTGGAACTCAAGGAAAAACTTGGGGGACGTCTGGATGGAAAACCCTGGAGCAGTGAGGAGTTGCAGGGAAAGGTCTGCCTCATTTTTTATGTCGACCCGGATGAAAAGGATACCAACAATCCGGCCAGTGAAGCCCTGGATAGAGAAAAGTTTCCGGCTGAAAAATTTCAGTCCTTCGGGATCATCAACATGGCCGCCACCTGGCTGCCCAATTTCGCCATCAGTTCCGCATTGGAAGAAAAGCAGAAGAAATATCCCAAGACCATTTATGTGCGGGATTACAAAAAGGTTCTGGTCCATGCCTGGAAGATCGCCGATGACAGCAGTGACGTCCTGGCCTTTGATAAAAAAGGGAAATTGATTTTCAGAAAAGACGGCAAACTCAATAATGAAGAGATCCAGAAGTTGGTTAAGACGATTCGGGATAATTTGTGA
- a CDS encoding tetratricopeptide repeat protein: MKLPDLIEHDTGYWIQYPASALWLVVILAVLLALAGCQGHTPQPLPEKPITVPTIPKTLPKTFDTQAEAYYHFIMGNLFSQEDNDPKAIAELQKTLDLVPDSPFLEFSLGRLFFKASNLPEAIRHTQKAIDLDPKYQEAYSLLAEIYITQQKWEEAIKTYQALSALNPRNEEVLFNLGILFLQTQKMSQATETFHQLIKINPKSDKGNFFLAKIYLEQKQYDRARIFFQETIKINPQNLNAYMGLGQIYELTDQPKQALATYQKILQMNPNNLAAQERAGDQLLKLGKGEQARDLLESLKKNSNQDFETRFRIAIIYLENKQFHPSSEELSLLLAEQPDNNKIKYFLAITLVEQKNYKRAEETLKSIATQSEYFSQSLILEAYILEKEKKFSEAIQRLQKALVIVPKKIEIYLTLSSLYEKINNLPEGKKVLLEGIEIDPDQAELYFHLGVLSDKMGQKKESLQHLKMAIKKDPFHVMALNYLGYTYADRGIYLDEAEDLIKRALKFRPNDGYIIDSLGWVYFKKKRYDEALVELEKAWKLAPNDPVIGEHLGEIYLKKNLWEKAVKILRRVLEMNPSIKEKDIILKKIKEAQQKLEEEKGGWEYPTMY, from the coding sequence ATGAAACTTCCTGACCTGATTGAACATGATACTGGATACTGGATCCAGTATCCGGCATCGGCTTTATGGCTGGTTGTGATTCTGGCGGTCCTGTTAGCCCTGGCCGGATGCCAGGGACATACCCCTCAACCCCTTCCCGAGAAGCCGATCACGGTCCCTACGATCCCGAAAACGCTCCCGAAAACTTTTGATACGCAGGCCGAAGCCTATTATCATTTTATCATGGGGAACCTTTTTAGTCAGGAAGACAACGACCCCAAAGCAATCGCGGAACTCCAGAAGACCTTGGATTTAGTGCCCGATTCCCCGTTCTTAGAATTTTCTTTAGGGCGTCTTTTTTTCAAGGCTTCCAACCTGCCCGAGGCCATCCGACATACTCAAAAGGCCATCGACCTGGATCCGAAATATCAGGAGGCTTATTCCCTTTTGGCGGAGATCTATATCACCCAGCAAAAATGGGAAGAAGCCATCAAGACCTATCAAGCCCTTTCGGCTCTCAATCCCCGGAATGAAGAGGTCCTCTTTAATTTGGGAATTCTTTTCCTGCAAACCCAAAAGATGTCCCAGGCCACGGAAACCTTTCATCAATTAATAAAAATCAATCCAAAATCCGATAAAGGCAATTTCTTCCTGGCCAAGATTTATTTAGAACAAAAACAATATGATCGGGCCCGAATTTTTTTTCAGGAAACCATCAAAATCAATCCCCAAAATTTAAATGCCTATATGGGTCTCGGCCAGATTTATGAGTTGACCGATCAACCCAAACAGGCCCTGGCCACCTATCAGAAAATCCTCCAGATGAACCCCAATAATCTGGCGGCCCAGGAAAGGGCCGGAGATCAACTGTTAAAACTGGGTAAAGGGGAACAAGCCCGAGACCTCCTGGAATCCTTAAAGAAAAACTCCAATCAAGACTTTGAAACCCGATTCCGAATCGCCATTATCTACCTGGAAAACAAACAATTCCACCCTTCTTCCGAAGAACTCAGTCTTTTGTTAGCCGAGCAACCCGACAACAACAAAATAAAATATTTTTTGGCCATCACTCTGGTGGAACAAAAAAATTATAAAAGGGCCGAAGAAACCCTGAAATCCATTGCCACTCAATCGGAGTATTTTTCGCAGTCCTTAATCCTCGAGGCCTATATCCTGGAGAAAGAAAAAAAATTCTCAGAAGCGATTCAACGCCTTCAAAAAGCCCTGGTGATCGTCCCCAAGAAGATTGAGATTTACCTGACCCTCTCCTCCCTTTATGAAAAAATAAATAACCTCCCGGAAGGCAAAAAAGTACTCCTGGAAGGCATTGAGATCGATCCCGATCAGGCCGAACTGTATTTTCATCTGGGCGTCCTATCCGATAAAATGGGACAGAAGAAAGAAAGCCTCCAGCATCTGAAAATGGCGATAAAGAAAGACCCTTTTCATGTTATGGCCTTGAATTACTTAGGGTACACCTATGCCGACCGGGGGATCTATCTCGACGAGGCCGAGGATTTGATTAAACGGGCCTTGAAGTTTCGCCCTAACGACGGGTACATCATCGATAGTCTTGGATGGGTTTATTTTAAAAAAAAGCGCTACGACGAGGCCCTGGTAGAACTTGAGAAGGCCTGGAAACTGGCCCCGAATGATCCGGTCATAGGAGAACATCTGGGGGAGATCTATCTTAAAAAAAATCTCTGGGAAAAGGCCGTTAAAATATTGCGTCGGGTGTTGGAGATGAATCCTTCGATTAAAGAGAAAGATATCATCTTAAAAAAGATCAAAGAAGCCCAACAAAAACTGGAAGAAGAAAAGGGAGGTTGGGAATATCCGACCATGTATTAA
- a CDS encoding PHP domain-containing protein — MFKIDLHVHTALGGDSILKPHELVSRARQVGLDAVCVTEHHSSFLSDPLKKISTETGFPVFQGLEYRAMEGHLLIFGLKIGQSDLLKGLPMQWTIDWVQKRGGVAVPAHPYQRDTLNGFLGDKVLEIEHIIALEALNASLSARENHLALKAANLLGIKGIGGSDAHGPSVLGRAYTLFPDLIRTEEELVQALRSGEYAPCWNDPFYGTDRPDHWQDQEHYRIQFDGPVIIPIR; from the coding sequence ATGTTTAAAATCGATCTACACGTCCATACCGCCCTTGGCGGAGATTCCATCCTGAAGCCCCATGAGCTGGTTTCCCGGGCCCGTCAGGTGGGTTTGGATGCCGTCTGTGTCACCGAACATCACTCCTCATTTTTAAGCGATCCCCTCAAAAAAATTTCCACCGAAACCGGCTTTCCGGTTTTTCAAGGCCTTGAATACCGGGCCATGGAAGGGCATCTTTTGATTTTCGGGCTTAAAATCGGCCAATCGGATCTCCTTAAGGGACTGCCCATGCAATGGACCATCGACTGGGTCCAAAAGCGGGGCGGGGTGGCGGTACCGGCCCATCCCTATCAAAGAGACACCCTGAACGGGTTTCTCGGGGATAAGGTCCTGGAGATCGAGCACATTATTGCCCTGGAGGCCCTTAATGCCAGTCTATCGGCCAGGGAAAACCACCTGGCCCTGAAAGCGGCCAATCTCCTGGGGATCAAGGGTATCGGCGGCTCGGACGCCCATGGTCCTTCGGTCCTGGGCCGAGCCTATACCCTTTTCCCGGATCTGATTCGGACAGAGGAGGAATTGGTCCAGGCCTTGCGGAGCGGCGAATATGCCCCTTGCTGGAACGATCCATTCTATGGAACGGACCGCCCGGACCATTGGCAGGACCAGGAACACTACCGGATCCAATTTGACGGTCCGGTAATAATTCCAATTCGCTGA
- a CDS encoding enoyl-CoA hydratase/isomerase family protein, giving the protein MSYEQIKVEKKDHVTIVTINRPEVMNSVSPVTTVELDKAFNEFSEDPEAWICIVTGAGDRAFSAGNDLKFQAQHGNEKMRELMKGVKGGFAGITARFDCYKPFIAAVNGLALGGGFEIALACDIIIASENASFGLPEPRVGLIPGAGGVHRLPRQIPYHLAMNMIMTSKRLTPQEAREYGIVAEVVPLADLLATAEKYAAEILKGAPLCIRACKEATLKGLKVTLEEAMSTAYPGQVAMYQSEDFIEGPKAFAEKRPPQWKGR; this is encoded by the coding sequence ATGAGCTATGAGCAAATCAAGGTAGAGAAAAAAGACCATGTAACCATCGTAACCATAAACCGTCCCGAGGTTATGAACTCCGTCAGCCCGGTGACCACTGTGGAACTCGATAAGGCCTTTAATGAATTTTCCGAAGATCCTGAGGCCTGGATCTGTATCGTCACCGGAGCCGGGGACCGCGCTTTTTCAGCCGGTAATGATTTAAAATTCCAGGCCCAGCACGGGAATGAGAAGATGCGGGAACTCATGAAAGGGGTGAAAGGCGGTTTTGCCGGCATCACCGCCAGGTTCGATTGTTATAAGCCTTTCATCGCCGCCGTCAACGGTCTGGCCCTCGGAGGCGGTTTCGAAATCGCCCTGGCTTGCGACATCATCATCGCCTCGGAAAATGCCAGCTTCGGTCTGCCGGAGCCCAGGGTTGGATTGATACCCGGCGCCGGCGGGGTCCATCGCCTCCCCCGACAGATCCCCTACCATCTGGCCATGAATATGATCATGACCTCCAAACGGCTCACTCCCCAAGAAGCCCGGGAATACGGGATTGTGGCCGAGGTGGTCCCTTTGGCGGATCTTCTGGCAACTGCCGAGAAATACGCCGCCGAGATTCTCAAGGGCGCACCTTTGTGTATCCGGGCCTGTAAGGAGGCGACCCTTAAAGGATTAAAGGTCACTCTGGAAGAGGCTATGTCCACCGCCTACCCGGGGCAGGTGGCCATGTATCAGTCCGAGGATTTTATTGAAGGGCCCAAGGCCTTTGCCGAAAAACGTCCGCCTCAGTGGAAAGGGCGGTAG